In a genomic window of Candidatus Cloacimonadota bacterium:
- a CDS encoding type II secretion system F family protein, with protein sequence MIYEYRFRGTNKEGKPVTGTFTASGGREAKRHLAELRQRYQITISRLEQKRDWLYKVRMAGRAPFSGRQSAYNKEDVAEGLRRLGYENFKIGRVWFDLPGKPSIADILMFIRLSANMLRDKMNFGKILELLAEEQSNRKMKETLYQIETQLKAGAEGKEVFQSFSNVFGRFPAFMLGLATRSGNMADIFDSTAEFIERDVEISKTVRKALLSPLITILATLAAFGYYVLEIFPATATLFQKYDMETPTLTKATLDFSNWLGEVWWILGLATLGVILILWRWWSTPKGRIWRDRNLVKIPILGPLIHKMSVEIYFRVFGTIYSGAGDNIETIRMAAEACRNGWMEDQIKRITIPLMLREGEAFVPAMEAAGVFPRTTLTRLKTGQETGNLLSAAQQIASFYKAETTYRMANTIELVQTIVWLFVGVMITFLTLVSAEVANISPPTY encoded by the coding sequence ATGATCTATGAATACCGCTTCCGGGGCACGAACAAAGAGGGCAAGCCGGTAACCGGCACTTTCACCGCCTCCGGTGGCAGGGAAGCGAAGCGGCATTTGGCGGAGCTGCGGCAGCGTTACCAGATCACGATCTCCAGGCTGGAGCAGAAGCGGGACTGGCTGTACAAGGTGAGGATGGCGGGGCGGGCGCCCTTCAGCGGGCGGCAATCGGCCTACAACAAAGAGGACGTGGCCGAGGGGTTGCGGCGCCTGGGCTACGAGAATTTCAAGATCGGCAGGGTCTGGTTCGACCTTCCGGGCAAGCCTTCCATCGCGGACATCCTGATGTTCATCCGCCTGAGCGCGAACATGCTGCGGGACAAGATGAACTTCGGCAAGATCCTGGAGCTGCTGGCCGAGGAGCAGAGCAACCGCAAGATGAAGGAGACGCTGTATCAGATCGAGACGCAGCTGAAGGCGGGGGCCGAGGGCAAGGAAGTTTTCCAGAGTTTTTCCAACGTGTTCGGGCGGTTTCCGGCCTTCATGCTGGGCCTGGCCACCAGATCCGGCAACATGGCGGACATTTTCGACTCCACGGCCGAATTCATCGAGCGCGACGTGGAGATCAGCAAAACCGTGCGCAAGGCGCTGCTTTCCCCCCTGATCACCATCCTGGCCACGCTGGCGGCCTTCGGCTACTATGTGCTGGAGATCTTTCCCGCCACCGCCACCCTGTTCCAGAAATACGACATGGAGACCCCCACGCTCACCAAGGCCACGCTGGATTTCAGCAACTGGCTGGGCGAGGTGTGGTGGATCCTGGGGTTGGCGACGCTGGGGGTGATCCTGATCCTGTGGCGCTGGTGGAGCACGCCCAAAGGGCGCATCTGGCGGGACCGGAACCTGGTGAAGATCCCCATCCTGGGTCCGCTGATCCACAAGATGAGCGTGGAGATCTACTTCCGGGTGTTCGGCACCATCTACAGCGGGGCGGGCGACAACATCGAAACCATCCGGATGGCGGCGGAAGCCTGCCGCAACGGCTGGATGGAAGACCAGATCAAGCGGATCACGATACCGCTGATGCTGCGGGAAGGCGAGGCCTTCGTTCCGGCGATGGAGGCGGCGGGGGTTTTTCCCCGCACCACCCTCACCCGGCTGAAAACGGGGCAGGAGACGGGCAACCTGCTTTCGGCGGCGCAGCAGATCGCCAGCTTTTACAAGGCGGAAACCACCTACCGGATGGCCAACACGATCGAGCTGGTGCAAACCATCGTGTGGCTGTTCGTGGGCGTGATGATCACGTTCCTGACGCTGGTTTCGGCTGAGGTGGCGAACATATCGCCGCCCACCTATTAA